The window CTAAGCACAGTTCTCCTGCCCTAGAACTGGGAGCCTGACAGTGGGAGCACACTTTGCATGTGGAGGACGGTCTCGGGGCCACAGTAAGTTGAGGGGCGGGGCGGAAGGGAGGGTGAGACTTGGAGCTGGGCTCTACATGGGAAGTTCCCATGGACCCTTCTGGGCACTGAAAGCATTTCCAGGAAGCTCAGGCTCCACAGGAGCAACCAGGGCCCTCCAGTCTTCCGCCCTCACTTCTCTCCTCCATCCTGTCTGTCCCTCACCTGCTCTTCCTGCCCAGAGTGGGAGTTTACTTTAACGTTGTATATGAACAGTAGAGTGGTGTCTGTACCTGGCCCTACCCCAGCTCTGTGGGTGCAGCAGACCCCCGGGGATGCAGGGCTGTTCCGTGCCCGGGTTCTGTAGAGCTGGATGGGACACCTGCACATTTGCCCCATCGCGTGGAGCTTCTCTGGACCCATGAGTGTCTTGGCACAGAGGGGCACAACCTTGCTGTGCCATGTCCTCTGTGAAGCAGAGCCCACAGAGGCTTCAGCAGGCTTTCCAGCGCTCACTTCCTACATGGTCATGAGGAGTGTGGTTCAAGCAATCAAAGTGAGCTCTAGGGTGAAGATTGGACCTCCAGGGTGGAGCCCTCCAGGGTGGAGATTTGCCATTGAAGCCAAATGTGGTGTGGGAAGACTCCAGAGACTTTGCTGCTCGTTCTAGACCCTGGAAGCACAGGGAGGTGACATGAGGGAAGCTGGCTGGCTGGGAACCTGCCTTCAGAGTTGCTCCAAGCTTGGCATTGgccagaggagagaggagagtgtGGGGTTGAGCTGCAACCTGAGTCAGGCTCCCCACTGCTGCCTACGCTGGGGCCAGTGCTGCCTTCCCACAGCAAGCACACTGGAGTGTATATGGTAGCCAGAGGTTTCCTTTGCGGATAGGTCTTCCAACTTTTAAGTTGGAAGAGAAATGCATTCTTGGAGAATTTAAGTAGACAATGTCATTACTATTGAAACTGAAAGGACTTCTTTCTCTTGATATGAAGACTCTGAAAGCCTAGGCTGATTTTCAAAGCACACCTTCTGGAGAGCAGTGTGGAAAAGTGTGTGCATATGTacctgtgtgcacatgtgtgcatgtttgtgtgcatgtgtgtacgtgtgtgcatatgtgcatgtgCTTCTGTGCATActtgtgtgtacacatgtgtgcttatgtacatgtgtgtgcttttgtgcatgtgtgtttacaggtgtgcatgcatgtgtttttgcgtgtgcttgtgtgtgagcatgtgtatatgtgtgtgcacagtTGTAACATGCATGCTGTATGTGCACTGTGCCTATATGTGTTTTCGGGTGTGGGATAGTATTGTCTGTAGTTCTGGGTGTCTTGGTTGTTGTTTCAACACAGCTTCTCACCTTCTAGCCTCTCAAAAGCACCTCATATGAGCCAGGTGCCGtgtcatcccagctgctctggaggctaaggcaggaggatggcaagtctgaGTTCAGCCTggtaacatagcaagaccctggctcagtgacagagcaccctgggctcaatccctgattCCACACCAATCAAACAAGAGCCCCATCACATTTCAGTTTACTTTCTCATTCTTTGATGCCCAATTTTACCAATTGCTCTTTCCTCCACCACCTATTTAGTTTTCTCCTATTGATTCATTATCCTTGAAAACAAATGTGAACCAAGAGCATTTGAGCAGagggcctgggggctggggatgtagcttgcgaagccctgtgatcccagcaccagaaaaagaaCACACGAAAGAAAGCCGTCTTGTAGCATCCTGCTGGAAGCCCAGGTACATCCAAGGGAGCGAGAGAAAGCCCCACACTGTTGAGTGCTTTGTGGctcatttttttatgtgcatatttttaaCATCAAAGTATGACTATTCCTCATCAACACCCTaatttgttaaaacaaaacaacttcaaAGCATTTTTTTGCATAGTGGAAatagaattattaatttttttggatttttaaaatgttactctTCCAAATAACATCCTAATATTACACTACAGAActtctcatttaaaatttcattttgttttattgtgaaaGCAGGGGTTTGATTCTTGGCTGTAAGAGAAACTGCGCTGCTCAGATTGCACTACTTGTCTAAGGTGAGGAGTGACCACACTGGCACTGGCGGGTGCAGAAGCCAGATAAAGAACAGAGAAGAcagacacatgcctgtaatcccagagtctcaggaggctgaggcaggaggaacaggagttcaaagccagcctcaggaaaagggaggcactaagcaactcggtgagactctgtctctatataaaatacaaaataaggctgtgggtgtggctcagtggtggagtgtccctgagttcaattcctggttaccCACACcctccccctgcaaaaaaaaaaaaaaaaaaaaaaaaaaacgaaaaaggaaaaaagaacaggTGAGACTCTGAGCTGTCTCTCCAGGTGGAGCGGAAGAACAGAGGCTAGGGATGGAGAAGCCTCCCGGGTCAGCGTCCTCCATGGAGAGTGCCCGCCATCCTGGAGAACTCAGAGAGCACGTCCCTCAGCTCAGCTGGAAAGCCTTGCCAACACAGACCAGGCCAACCAGGACAGCAGTTAGGAACCCCGTTCTGAACAGCATCACGGCTGAAGCTGTCTATCTGGGGTGAACAGCAGTGATGGGGATAGGCACCTGTCAGAAGGCCCAGGAGCAGGACAAGGCTGAGGAAGCCTTGGGTGGGAGGAATCCAAACCAGGAGCCTGGAGGGCAAAGTCCACTTCTCTCGCACCAGGGTGCATGGGAGCAGCCTCTGACATTGAGAAAATGTGTTCCTGAGGCAATGCTAAAGCAGAATCCAGGGCTCTGGGCTAAGGATGATCGATTGAGGGGCAAGAACAGATACAGGCCTCCCTAGCCTGTATGTGTGAGTGGTCTCTAGAGAGGCCCCTGGTCCTGGTAGCAGCACGCCTGCTGCTCTACTGGGTGCAGAGAACATGTCTAACACATGCTGGTCCTGATGCTAATCACATCAGGCCTAGAATGTTATGACCATCACCTGGCTTAGTCTTAGGAGTTGCTGTTGTCATGAAAAATGTCACTGTGTTTTGgaaaaccaatattttttttaaattaatttgtatggttttctaatttttttaaactatgctaATATCCACATTAAAGAAGCAAAATAGACACTAAAATAGCACTTGCACCAAAGAATTACACTATTTAACGAAAGTATGGGGGGAGGAATCAAGGtccttcaaaataaaagagaagcaaATAATAAATGTAAGATCACTTTACAGCAAGGAAGATTTCACATTTTAacttactttttttatttctagtgcATTGCAGTTTTGCATGACATTGGAGTTCATTTtggcatattcataaatgcacatgACACagttttctgcatttcagtccCAGTACtagccccttccctctcctccacccTAACCCCATTCCTCCTCTATCTacagatctttcttctatttatttatttaaatttgtgcATCATAGTTATGTATAAGATGGGAATGCATGTGATACGCTCGTACATGCGCAGGCAGAATCTGGTTGGCTTTACTCCCCAGTTCCTGGTTTTGTTTCCTTAGCTCAGGGGTTGTGTTGAGGAAGCTGGTGCTGTGCCAACGTGTTGGAGCGTTGGGTCTTGGTTTGTCTCTAGCAGCTTctctttgagttgattttcatgcagggtgagaggCAGGGATCGAGTTTCATTCTTGCTCATGTGagtatccagttttcccagccctACTGTCCTTTCTCCACATTATGCTTTGGGGACCTTTGGTGAGTGTCATGTGGTGGTATCTATGTGGGTTTTTCCCTGtgccttctattctattccattggtcttcctgTCTGTTTGGATGCCAATTACcacattttattctcaatttcattaatttggaCTGTGATGatcttttcctgtcttctgcATGTTTGGAACTAGTTTGTTCCTGCTTTTCTGGGCCTTGATGTGCGACTTTAGGTTGCTTACTTGGGATCTTGCTGTTTTTAACACAGGCACTTGACGCTGTAAGCTTTCCTCTAAGAACCACCCTCAGAGAGTACCAGAGGCTCAGGTATGTTGTATCACTACTATTCTTGTTTGAgtcttggaatttttaaatttaatttctcaatgtccttcaaaaagaaaagaagtaaacaaTAAACAACAGCATCacttaataataatgaatatttccttttttagtttatttttattttactctttctctttctcagatgTCAAGTTTCTACTGAATTGACTGCTACATTTCTCAAGATATGAAATGGCCAACTATAGAAAGagcttcctgtctttctttcctccttccttcttccctccctccttccttcctcactcctctcctttcctcttttacttttgtggtgctggggattgaaccagggccttgcagatGCTGgccaagtgctccatcactgggccacaccccagcccaacatttctTTAGGATCCTGCTTGAAACCAACAGCTTCAGTCAACTGCTGGTCTTGACTTAGGTCAAATTAGCAACTATTTAAAAGATTGCAGTGCACAAGAAGCACAAGTTTTATTCAAGACTTCTCAACCacacaaaaatttaaacaagTAGGATGTTATTCATATAAAAAGGTATTACCCTGTTACAATTACAATTATGTAGCCAAACCTGCAATTATTGGTGGGAAAAAATTACCCCAAATCATTTTGTGTTATCAGGGAAGGAACtgtaattcttaattttttttaatcaacttgaGTCCAGGTATATTTCAGGTTTTTGTTGACTGACTCATGGGTCCACTAGATATATGAATACCTTGGCATTTTAAAGCTTTCTCCCTCACTATGCTCACCTCTACTCTTCTTAGAAATTAAGGAGCAAGTGATGTTTCTAGCTGATGTGTTGCTTTACCTACTTTTTTCTTGACACTGGCTCCTGACTCAAGTTATGAAGAACCGGACGCTGGTGGTGGAGttcctgctcctgaggctggctgaaggctgggtgctgtggctgCAGGCTACGCTTTTCTTGATGATCTACCTCATGGCTGCGCTGGAGAATGTGGTCATCCTGCTGCTCACGCTTGTTGACCGCCGTCTCCACAccccaatgtactttttccttagGCATTTGTCTTTCTTGGACCTGTGTCTCATTTCTGCTACCATGCCCAAGTCCATCCTAAACTCCTTCACGCTCTCGGACTCCATCTCCTTCCTGAGGTGTGTGCTGCAGCTCTTCTTGGTGGTCCTGTTGGCTGGGTCGGAGATTGGCATCTTCACAGCCATGTCCTacgaccgctatgtggccatctgccgcCCTCTGCACTATGAAGCTGTCATGAGCAGCGCTTTCTGTGTCCAGCTGATGGCCCTGTCGTGGATCAATGGGGGGGCCTTGGGAGTCTTGTACTCGGCTGGGACATTCTCTCTGGAGTTCTGTGGTTCTAATAGggtacatcagttcttctgtgaTGTGCCTGCCCTTCTGAAGCTCACCTGCTCTGAAGAGCACACCACCATCGAGGCCAGCGTGGCCGTCGGGGTCTGCTATGCCTTCTCATGTTTAGTGTGCATTGTGGTCTCCTATGTGCATATTTTGTCCACGGTGTTAAAGATCCCATCCAAGCAGAGCCAGTCCAAAGCCTTTTCCACCTGCGTGCCTCACGTCATTGTGGTGAGCGCATTTCTGGGA of the Ictidomys tridecemlineatus isolate mIctTri1 unplaced genomic scaffold, mIctTri1.hap1 Scaffold_562, whole genome shotgun sequence genome contains:
- the LOC101976534 gene encoding olfactory receptor 14K1, with translation MKNRTLVVEFLLLRLAEGWVLWLQATLFLMIYLMAALENVVILLLTLVDRRLHTPMYFFLRHLSFLDLCLISATMPKSILNSFTLSDSISFLRCVLQLFLVVLLAGSEIGIFTAMSYDRYVAICRPLHYEAVMSSAFCVQLMALSWINGGALGVLYSAGTFSLEFCGSNRVHQFFCDVPALLKLTCSEEHTTIEASVAVGVCYAFSCLVCIVVSYVHILSTVLKIPSKQSQSKAFSTCVPHVIVVSAFLGTGAIAYLKPATDGPPVVDLLVSVFYSTVPPALNPLIYCLRNKDIRSALGKVLRRVRSSRQWEQD